From the Tripterygium wilfordii isolate XIE 37 chromosome 6, ASM1340144v1, whole genome shotgun sequence genome, one window contains:
- the LOC120000936 gene encoding piezo-type mechanosensitive ion channel homolog isoform X2 codes for MGRLLNGVLLPILLLTAALLKWSLISLADLLAFLFIQYSAPKIGFQFWRGSLVSWHILIFSLLAVLSHAIFHILCAIEGAQWSFADAHWVKLIGFLRVTSWKSSSEVYFLVVQVVAAFVSWAGIYKNRFELNSQTDSFTGHLYSSLVLIGSRLRVLCCLLLPPVQLVVGISHPSWASFPFFICSGIGLVDWSLTSNFLGLFRWWRYLLPYAGVHIALLYVYQLPVEFSGLSLWVAEFAGLYKVSVQSEWSEICSGLSLLFFYIMLSWIRCDLTEMEFIMSTRESNLTQQLLPLKHSFFIRELRSGVRHSNVLLRRSILRTFSINFFTYGFPISLLALSFWSFHFASLCAFGLLAYVGYILYSFPSFFHLHRLNGLLLVFILLWAASTYVFNVEFGVINNTLQKDMKVWETVGLWHYPIPGFYLLAQYCLGVLVALGNLVNNSIFLYLSDGDGESPNDDGTVEGSEDTKVTIVATIAWGLCKSSRALVLLLIFFNALKPGFIHAVYMVFFMMYLLSHTVSRRIRHSLILLCEVHFAILYILRLDLISKALEQGGSFFLEVLSQLGFLNHASSGDFLRIAVLACFCAIHNNGFEMVSSFSAIVQHFPCPPIGFSIFRAGLIKSVVLSLYISKSSKRQLSNSSPEQRVALYLSTVGNKFRLVYRACGTSIAFVTILLTVYLVSPNYTSFGYLFFLLLWIIGRQLMEKSMKCFWFPLKIYALAVFILIYSMSVFSSLRVWLSSGVDLSSVFGYNFEASIFENVWEPLAVLIVIQLYSYERRQSKYLRPNDNDEQEAGVFISAKHLLYQHSEKILNISLFYASLSSISAFGFIYIIGLVICSGVSRSSRVPAKVLLVYSGFLVMVEYLFQLCGDRDESGMRGKVLVVVACLLQYNAFHWLGKMPCDVRSGGKSARPYALFGTGEKPSDDCTDYEKESESTVSRPLIEKLKTATHSWPSFNACTSGSLDPMFSGRRDSEGSNNCKCSNGYARESFKENHKWTRKRIILLRKERLLLQKSTLKLLIKFWKENMFNVFGLEINMIALLLASFSVLNAISLLYVTSLAACIILPRHVISKLWVIFIFVFGSVVTLEYLGLWLNLTLWKLHIPTGARCNDCWRISNLHFEYCKKCWLGLAVDDPRMLISHYVVFMLACFKFHADQYNLTGSQLYQHLMSQFTNASGLSDLSFEMQGLWTSLDYFRLYSYCHLLDLVLSLVLITGTLEYDVLHLGYLGFALIFFRMRREILKKKNIIFKFLRMYNFALIVFSLAYQSPFVGEPCVGNCEMGDYVSEVIGFHKYDYGFRITSRSALVEIVIFMLVSLQSYMFASREFDYVSKYLEAEQIGAILHEQEKKAAWKTAQLQRVRCFEEQKRLRNLQVEKIKSEMLNLQIQLTKMNAAGTCASTSPQSEGTENGNNSPLNTCTVNSILDKEEVFFKPDPVYDSLVSFDFYGSPRGERSGSLPAANFRNHSMDSFTEITELNMKGVNEVTWHSNSGDQAKIKAKVNPLVSAVHLIGDGVSQVQSFGNRAVSNLVSFLNIENEETDSFVSFSTDHSSDDGMNDAIGSQETDCECMAHMLSVQSVGEHAVPSAACLQIRMIFCYIWAQIRSNNDFVCYCSFILIFLWNFTLLSMVYPAALFLYALCVNTGPSNLFWVVMLIYTEICILFQYLCQIIIQHCGLTFDVSLLQELGFPARRIMSSFVIRNLPLFLVYIFTLLQTTITARDGEWAMAKCVGIHKRRNQCQEEAVTSNGFMTRIVTLLLSTSRNVIRRLFRSLCRYWKSLTKGAETPPYFLQLSMEVNLWPEDGIQPERIESGINKSLDVVHDRRWHAKSRNHLHLASRVRIQSIERSPENDSIGLAVFEVLYASPPLECTHEEWYKSLTPASDVANEILEAHHTGIFKEIGFPYLILSVIGGGKREVDLYAYVFCADLAVFFLVAIFYQSVIKNNSEFLEVYQLEDQFPKEFVFILMMIFFLIVIDRIIYLCAFATGKVIFYLFNLLLFTYSIMRYAWYVDPSHKHAGRLALRAIYFTKAISLALQAVQIRFGVPRESTLYMQFLTSSVSQVNYLGFRLYRALPFLHELRCVLDWSCTTTSLTMYDWLKLEDIHASLFLVKCDVDLNRARHQQGHKQTKMTKFCNGICLFFVLMCVIWAPMLMYSSGNPTNIANPIKDASVRIDIKTVSGRLTLFQTTLCKKISWEEAGDSNLNLDPQGYLTAYSGKDIQLICCQADASTMWLVPPIVQARYMKSLTGSMGITFSWQFTRDRPKGKEVVKYELVVQDQDLPKASQVIKVLNGSTNSFTIYNVYPRYFRVTGSGDVRSLEHVVELVGGDLVLNRGNPEWWSFHDINASYVTGCGNIAGPMAIIVSEETPQGILGETLSKFSIWGLYITFVLAVGRFIRLQCSDLRMRIQFENLPSCDRLLAICEDIYAARAEGELKVEEVLYWTLVKIYRSPHMLLEYTKLD; via the exons ATGGGAAGGCTTCTCAATGGCGTTTTACTGCCAATACTGCTGTTAACAG CTGCATTGCTCAAGTGGAGCTTGATATCTTTGGCTGATTTGTTAGCCTTTCTTTTCATTCAGTATAGTGCTCCGAAAATTG GTTTTCAATTTTGGAGGGGATCTCTGGTTTCATGGCATATTCTTATCTTTTCCTTGTTGGCTGTTCTTTCGCATGCCATATTTCATATTCTGTGTGCTATTGAGGGGGCCCAATGGAGCTTTGCTGATGCCCACTGGGTGAAGCTAATTGGTTTCTTGAG AGTTACATCTTGGAAGTCTTCGTCTGAGGTTTATTTCTTGGTTGTACAAGTAGTAGCTGCTTTTGTCTCATGGGCTGGAATCTACAAGAACAGATTTGAGCTGAATTCACAAACAGATTCGTTTACAGGGCATCTATATTCTTCTCTTGTACTTATAG GTTCTCGTCTTAGGGTTCTGTGCTGCTTATTATTGCCCCCTGTACAGCTCGTTGTGGGTATCAGTCACCCATCTTGGGCTTCATTTCCTTTTTTCATTTGTAGCGGAATTGGGCTTGTTGATTGGTCTTTGACGAGCAACTTTCTCGGCCTTTTTCG GTGGTGGAGGTATCTTTTACCATATGCAGGTGTACACATAGCCCTACTGTATGTATATCAACTCCCTGTTGAATTTTCTGGGCTTTCCCTCTGGGTGGCTGAATTCGCTGGGCTTTATAAAGTTTCTGTTCAGTCAGAGTGGTCAGAAATATGTTCTGGTCTTTCACTGCTATTCTTCTATATCATG TTATCTTGGATTAGATGTGATCTTACAGAAATGGAGTTTATCATGTCCACAAGAGAGAGCAATTTGACTCAGCAACTTCTTCCCTTAAAGCATTCATTTTTTATTCGTGAATTAAG ATCTGGTGTAAGGCATTCCAATGTTTTGTTGAGGAGATCCATCTTGCGAACTTTTAGTATCAACTTTTTTACTTATGGTTTTCCG ATTTCCTTGCTCGCCCTTTCCTTTTGGAGTTTTCATTTTGCAAGTCTATGCGCTTTTGGACTGCTGGCATATGTTGGCTACATTTTATACTCCTTCCCTTCTTTCTTTCACTTGCACCGGTTAAACGGCTTGCTTCTTGTTTTCATTCTCTTGTGGGCTGCTAGCACCTATGTCTTCAATGTGGAATTTGGTGTCATAAATAACACACTGCAGAAG GATATGAAAGTCTGGGAAACTGTTGGTTTATGGCATTACCCAATTCCAGGATTTTATCTACTTGCACAGTATTGTCTCGGTGTCCTTGTTGCTTTGGGCAATCTTGTGAACAACTCTATTTTCCTCTACTTATCTGATGGAGATGGAGAATCACCAAATGATGATGGAACTGTCGAAG GGAGTGAAGATACCAAAGTAACGATTGTGGCCACAATTGCATGGGGACTGTGCAAAAGCTCTCGTGCTCTAGTGCTGCTGCTGATATTTTTTAATGCTCTGAAAcctgggtttattcatgctgtATACA TGGTTTTCTTTATGATGTATCTGTTAAGCCATACCGTTAGCAGGAGAATACGACATTCCTTGATTCTTCTATGTGAGGTGCATTTTGCGATATTGTATATTCTTCGGCTAGATCTAATCTCCAAAGCACTGGAGCAGGGAGGCTCCtttttcttggaagttttatCTCAGTTGG GTTTTCTTAATCATGCTAGTAGTGGCGATTTCTTGAGGATAGCTGTGCTTGCATGCTTCTGTGCCATTCATAATAATGGCTTTGAAATGGTGTCCTCATTTTCAGCAATCGTGCAGCATTTTCCATGCCCTCCAATTGGATTTAGCATCTTCAGAGCTGGTTTGATTAAATCGGTCGTATTATCACTTTATATCTCTAAAAGTAGCAAAAGGCAGCTGAGCAACTCTTCTCCTG AACAAAGGGTAGCCTTATATTTGAGCACGGTGGGGAATAAGTTTCGTTTAGTTTATCGAGCGTGTGGAACCTCAATTGCTTTCGTGACAATTCTTCTCACAGTGTACCTAGTAAGCCCTAATTACACCTCATTTGGTTACCTATTCTTCCTTTTATTATGGATTATTGGAAGACAACTCATGGAAAAGTCAATGAAGTGCTTCTGGTTTCCTCTAAAAATATATGCACTTGctgtatttattttgatttatagCATGAGTGTCTTCTCAAGTTTGCGGGTATGGCTGTCCAGTGGTGTTGATCTTTCTTCTGTCTTTGGCTATAACTTTGAAGCTTCTATATTTGAAAATGTTTGGGAACCCTTAGCTGTACTAATTGTAATTCAACTCTATAGCTATGAAAGGAGACAGAGCAAATATCTAAGGCCAAATGATAATGACGAACAAGAGGCGGGTGTTTTTATTTCCGCAAAACATCTTTTGTATCAGCATAGTGAGAAGATTCTGAACATTTCCTTGTTCTATGCATCTCTATCCTCCATCAGTGCTTTTGGTTTCATTTATATTATAGGCTTGGTGATATGTTCTGGTGTATCAAGATCTTCAAGAGTTCCTGCAAAAGTACTTCTGGTTTATTCAGGATTTCTTGTGATGGTTGAATATCTTTTCCAGCTGTGTGGTGATCGGGATG AATCAGGCATGAGAGGAAAAGTTTTGGTCGTTGTTGCATGTTTACTTCAATATAATGCATTCCATTGGTTGGGAAAGATGCCCTGTGATGTTCGAAGTGGAGGAAAGTCAGCAAGACCTTATGCTTTGTTTGGCACTGGAGAGAAACCCTCTGATGATTGTACAGATTACGAAAAAGAAAGTGAATCAACGGTTTCCAGGCCACTGatagaaaaactaaaaacaGCAACACATTCTTGGCCATCTTTTAATGCTTGTACATCTGGAAGTTTAGATCCTATGTTTTCTGGGAGAAGAGACTCTGAAGGCAGTAACAACTGTAAATGTTCAAATGGATATGCCAGAGAAAGTTTCAAAGAGAACCATAAGTGGACCCGAAAGCGGATTATTCTCTTGAGAAAAGAAAGGCTTCTCTTGCAGAAGAGTACTTTAAAGTTACTTATCAAGTTTTGGAAAGAGAATATGTTCAACGTTTTTGGCCTTGAAATCAATATGATAGCTTTACTTCTAGCCAGCTTCTCTGTGCTCAATGCCATCTCTTTACTCTATGTTACATCACTGGCAGCATGTATTATTTTGCCAAGGCATGTCATATCAAAACTTTGGGTCATATTTATCTTTGTGTTTGGTTCCGTTGTCACCCTTGAGTACTTGGGCCTCTGGTTAAATCTGACGCTCTGGAAGCTGCATATTCCAACTGGTGCACGGTGTAATGACTGTTGGAGAATCTCTAATCTTCACTTCGAGTACTGCAAAAAATGCTGGTTAG GACTTGCAGTTGATGATCCTCGGATGCTTATCAGCCACTACGTAGTTTTCATGCTTGCTTGTTTCAAATTCCATGCTGACCAATACAATCTCACTGGGTCACAGTTGTATCAACATCTGATGTCTCAGTTTACGAATGCATCTGGATTGAGTGATCTGTCCTTTGAAATGCAAGGGTTGTGGACATCTCTCGACTATTTTAGGCTCTACAGTTATTGTCACTTGCTAGATCTCGTTCTTTCTTTGGTTTTAATTACGGGAACTCTTGAATATGATGTTCTTCACCTGGGCTATCTTGGGTTTGCTCTAATTTTCTTCCGCATGCGGCGtgaaattttaaagaaaaagaatataatCTTCAAGTTCTTGCGGATGTACAACTTCGCTTTAATCGTCTTTTCCCTTGCCTATCAATCCCCTTTTGTGGGGGAACCTTGTGTGGGAAACTGTGAGATGGGAGATTATGTTAGTGAAGTGATTGGATTTCATAAATATGATTATGGGTTCCGGATCACTTCAAGATCTGCACTAGTCGAGATTGTCATATTTATGCTTGTATCACTACAATCTTACATGTTTGCATCCCGGGAATTTGATTATGTTTCCAAATATCTTGAAGCAGAGCAAATTGGTGCCATATTGCATGAGCAGGAGAAGAAGGCTGCCTGGAAGACTGCACAGTTGCAACGTGTTCGTTGCTTTGAAGAGCAGAAGCGTCTCCGTAACTTACAAGTCGAGAAGATCAAATCGGAGATGCTTAATCTTCAAATTCAACTTACCAAGATGAATGCTGCTGGAACTTGTGCTAGCACTTCTCCTCAAAGTGAAGGCACTGAGAATGGAAACAATTCTCCCTTGAACACATGCACAGTCAATAGCATTCTAGACAAAGAGGAAGTTTTTTTCAAGCCAGATCCAGTATATGATTCTTTAgtttcatttgatttttatgGGTCTCCAAGAGGTGAAAGAAGTGGAAGTCTACCAGCTGCAAACTTCAGAAATCATTCAATGGATTCTTTCACTGAGATCACTGAATTAAATATGAAAGGTGTCAATGAAGTGACTTGGCATTCAAATAGTGGCGATCAGGCAAAAATCAAAGCTAAGGTAAACCCATTAGTTTCAGCAGTACATCTGATAGGTGATGGAGTTTCTCAAGTACAATCTTTCGGTAATAGGGCTGTTTCGAATCTTGTGAGTTTCTTGaacatagaaaatgaagaaacagaTTCCTTCGTGAGTTTCTCAACTGATCATTCATCTGACGATGGGATGAATGATGCCATAGGGAGTCAGGAAACAGATTGCGAATGTATGGCCCACATGCTTTCTGTGCAATCTGTTGGTGAGCATGCCGTGCCCAGTGCTGCATGTCTGCAGATTCGTATGATCTTCTGTTATATATGGGCCCAAATTCGATCAAACAATGATTTTGTGTGTTACTGTTCCTTCATCCTGATATTCTTGTGGAACTTCACTTTGCTTTCCATGGTTTACCCTGCAGCTCTCTTTTTATATGCTCTCTGTGTGAATACTGGTCCAAGTAACTTGTTCTGGGTCGTCATGCTAATCTACACAGAgatttgtattttatttcagTATTTGTGTCAAATCATTATCCAACACTGTGGATTGACCTTTGATGTGAGTTTGCTTCAGGAATTAGGATTTCCTGCACGTAGGATCATGTCGTCGTTTGTAATAAGGAACTTACCACTTTTTCTAGTGTATATATTTACACTCCTGCAAACCACCATAACTGCAAGAGATGGTGAATGGGCAATGGCTAAATGTGTTGGCATTCACAAGAGAAGAAATCAATGTCAGGAAGAGGCTGTAACTAGTAATGGGTTCATGACAAGAATAGTGACCTTGCTATTATCAACTTCTCGAAATGTGATCAGGCGGCTCTTTAGAAGCCTCTGCAGGTATTGGAAATCTTTGACAAAAGGAGCAGAAACTCCCCCTTACTTTTTGCAGCTGTCTATGGAAGTAAATTTGTGGCCTGAGGATGGTATTCAGCCAGAGAGAATTGAATCAGGAATAAACAAATCACTTGATGTTGTTCATGATAGAAGATGGCATGCAAAGAGTCGAAATCATTTGCACTTAGCGAGTAGGGTTCGTATTCAAAGCATTGAAAGGAGTCCCGAAAATGATAGTATAGGTCTTGCTGTTTTTGAGGTATTATATGCATCTCCTCCATTAGAATGTACTCATGAAGAATGGTACAAATCACTAACTCCAGCATCTGATGTAGCCAATGAGATTCTAGAAGCTCATCATACTGGTATCTTTAAGGAAATAGGATTCCCATACCTGATACTTTCTGTAATTGGGGGAGGCAAAAGGGAAGTAGATCTGTATGCGTACGTATTTTGTGCTGATTTGGCTGTTTTCTTCTTGGTGGCCATTTTCTACCAATCAGTCATAAAAAACAATAGTGAGTTCCTTGAAGTCTATCAGCTTGAAGACCAATTCCCGAAGGAGTTTGTTTTTATCTTAATG ATGATCTTTTTCTTGATAGTAATTGATCGCATCATATACCTCTGTGCATTTGCAACTGGAAAAGTTATCTTCTATCTTTTCAATCTTCTCCTTTTCACATATTCTATCATGAGGTATGCTTGGTATGTGGATCCATCTCATAAACACGCTGGAAGATTAGCACTCCGTGCTATATATTTCACGAAGGCAATATCTCTGGCTCTACAGGCTGTACAAATCCGATTTGGGGTTCCTCGTGAAAGCACTTTGTATATGCAATTTTTGACAAGTAGTGTGTCACAAGTCAATTATTTAGGTTTTCGACTTTACCGAGCCCTACCATTCCTTCATGAACTGCGATGTGTACTCGACTGGTCGTGTACAACTACATCGTTGACCATGTATGATTGGTTAAAG TTGGAAGATATTCATGCAAGCTTGTTTCTTGTCAAATGTGATGTGGATCTGAATAGGGCTAGACACCAACAAGGACACAAGCAGACCAAAATGACTAAATTCTGCAATGGGATATGCTTGTTCTTCGTACTGATGTGTGTTATATGGGCTCCTATGCTG ATGTACAGCAGTGGTAATCCGACGAACATTGCGAATCCTATTAAGGATGCCAGTGTCCGAATTGATATAAAAACTGTCAGTGGAAGGCTTACATTATTTCAGACAACTTTGTGCAAGAAGATCTCATGGGAAGAAGCTGGTGATTCAAATCTAAACCTGGATCCTCAGGGTTATTTAACAGCATACAGTGGGAAAGACATTCAATTAATTTGTTGCCAAGCTGATGCTAGCACTATGTGGCTTGTTCCCCCTATTGTCCAGGCCAGATACATGAAATCTCTAACGGGAAGCATGGGCATTACTTTTTCTTGGCAATTTACCAGGGATAGACCCAAAGGAAAGGAAGTGGTGAAATATGAATTAGTTGTTCAAGATCAGGATCTTCCGAAAGCTTCACAAGTGATAAAAGTTCTAAATGGTAGCACCAATAGTTTCACAATATATAATGTCTATCCAAGATATTTCCGGGTCACTGGTTCTGGTGATGTGCGGTCTCTTGAACATGTG GTAGAACTAGTTGGTGGGGATCTTGTTCTCAATCGTGGCAATCCAGAGTGGTGGTCTTTCCATGATATAAATGCATCATATGTAACTGGATGTGGCAACATAGCAGGACCCATGGCCATAATTGTCTCTGAAGAAACTCCGC AGGGCATTCTTGGTGAGACATTAAGCAAGTTCAGCATTTGGGGCCTTTACATTACATTTGTGCTAGCAGTTGGCAGGTTCATTAGACTGCAATGTTCTGACCTGAGAATGAGAATACAATTTGAGAACCTTCCTTCTTGCGACAG GTTGCTAGCAATATGCGAGGATATTTATGCTGCAAGAGCGGAGGGTGAGCTTAAGGTGGAAGAGGTACTGTATTGGACCCTCGTGAAAATTTATCGATCTCCTCATATGCTGCTCGAGTACACTAAGCTGGACTAG